The Streptomyces sp. SS1-1 genome has a segment encoding these proteins:
- a CDS encoding PepSY domain-containing protein, whose translation MRKRNAIAAIVVSGIMVGGAGIAMGGEVTDTSSAQESSSVRVRTDTSSGLGTRAASGQAVSTVAGATEAVIRRLGDGRVTAVSLSTRNGSSVWKVTIDQGKGPVTVTVDAATGEIVNRVAAASADDCATSPGTGTGTGSNAGDDFDDDDDDDDDRDDDDDDDDDDDDDGPVREGVESNK comes from the coding sequence ATGCGGAAGCGGAATGCGATAGCGGCCATCGTGGTGAGCGGAATCATGGTGGGCGGCGCTGGAATCGCCATGGGCGGCGAGGTGACGGACACGTCCTCCGCCCAGGAGTCGTCGTCCGTGCGGGTGCGCACGGACACGTCGTCCGGGCTCGGCACCCGGGCGGCCTCGGGCCAGGCGGTGAGCACCGTGGCCGGCGCCACGGAAGCGGTCATCCGCCGGCTGGGCGACGGCCGGGTCACCGCGGTGTCGCTCAGCACCCGGAACGGCAGCAGCGTCTGGAAGGTGACCATCGACCAGGGGAAGGGCCCGGTCACGGTCACCGTCGACGCCGCCACCGGCGAGATCGTCAACAGGGTGGCCGCCGCGAGCGCAGACGACTGCGCCACCTCCCCGGGGACCGGCACCGGCACCGGGTCGAACGCCGGCGACGACTTCGACGACGACGATGACGATGACGACGACCGGGACGACGACGATGACGATGACGACGACGATGACGACGACGGCCCGGTCCGCGAGGGCGTCGAGTCCAACAAGTGA
- a CDS encoding response regulator transcription factor, whose amino-acid sequence MRLLLVEEDDRLAGPLTEGLRRYGYTVDRAATGATALAARSTDLVLLDLGLPDMDGLDVCRALRSRSTVPIVVIGADGEETDRVAGPETGADDYLVKPFGVRELVARLRAVTPSPGRRAPSPAAQVRRIGPLTVDRHTRQATLHGRRLRLTPQEFGVLACLAGEPGAVRFRRQIMDEVWGPHFFGPDRTLDVHVAALRRHLGDPSWITTVHRAGFRLSPPWDKEPPADG is encoded by the coding sequence GTGCGGTTGCTGCTGGTCGAGGAGGACGACCGGCTCGCCGGGCCCCTGACCGAAGGGCTGCGCCGGTACGGCTACACCGTGGACCGCGCCGCCACCGGCGCCACCGCGCTCGCGGCCCGCTCCACCGACCTCGTCCTGCTCGACCTGGGCCTGCCCGACATGGACGGCCTCGACGTCTGCCGCGCCCTGCGCTCCCGCTCCACCGTCCCCATCGTCGTGATCGGCGCCGACGGCGAGGAGACCGACCGCGTCGCCGGACCGGAGACCGGCGCGGACGACTACCTCGTGAAGCCGTTCGGCGTACGGGAGTTGGTGGCCCGACTCCGGGCCGTCACCCCGTCTCCCGGGCGGCGCGCTCCCTCTCCGGCCGCCCAGGTGCGGCGGATCGGCCCGCTCACCGTGGACCGGCACACCCGGCAGGCCACCCTCCACGGCCGCCGACTCCGGCTCACCCCCCAGGAGTTCGGCGTGCTCGCCTGCCTCGCCGGCGAGCCGGGGGCCGTCCGGTTCCGCCGGCAGATCATGGACGAGGTGTGGGGGCCCCACTTCTTCGGCCCCGACCGGACCCTGGACGTCCATGTGGCGGCGCTGCGCCGCCACCTCGGCGACCCGTCCTGGATCACCACCGTGCACCGGGCGGGATTCCGCCTGTCACCGCCCTGGGACAAGGAACCTCCAGCAGACGGTTAA
- a CDS encoding WD40 repeat domain-containing protein has product MNPTDRIVRILYVDGAGLLASDTYGRVHLLDENLRLVASSPFVREGRPLYGLTAADGWVIGKDRMGAVFRWSLDTLDLVDRLDPATVCDRSALLPREEPSPCSSRGIGVWRDRVFVTSGYHRQMLVLDLHTFEVLEIRPNICGDSPMEWACTEHPTRHAVSDKHGNLRFGSFDDGAFPELVKLDDGNIHRVRYDARHDRFWATQDFGEGDNADVANGVVVVSPTGEKEAELLFARDDVEFVAFSPDQTRAYAGGFDGELHIFDNTRRALRVERTVTGFPHQLSDLTVGHAGQVYVLCQDGTIVELDAAGDFVRDTGHRRQAVWDVQPSREDARTLYCATDSGVTVARVEDSAAGPMIRVEAEHTTGWGFTRRVAPLAGGCVGVTRDQVVFRADRDGTVRWHLRLPDLLHTVAVSPDGTRALVATNGGAVELDTADGTRLTALDVDGLPVWATAYLPDGDRVLITRNGVIAVLDSGDASVRWRFDQGEYPKRAWVQDGRLYVVGDGGLKEIEVGVGVAARWSRLLSNTVENAVVGDGLVVASSYGMQLAAYDHASVTFTGLLEDLPDYPKALAMVRDADDTPHLLVGCRTGLLSLYRLDPRPNPRRGRPLFRKLRDHWLPRRPVPYTLRHHDHPDGVDAGPSRDDPAHDGTRAAVGAPA; this is encoded by the coding sequence GTGAACCCGACGGACCGCATCGTCAGAATCCTGTACGTCGACGGCGCGGGACTCCTCGCGTCCGACACGTACGGCCGTGTTCATCTGCTCGACGAGAACCTGCGGCTCGTGGCCTCGTCGCCCTTCGTCCGCGAGGGCCGGCCGCTGTACGGGCTGACCGCCGCGGACGGCTGGGTGATCGGCAAGGACAGGATGGGCGCGGTGTTCCGGTGGTCGCTGGACACCCTCGACCTGGTCGACCGGCTCGACCCGGCGACGGTGTGCGACCGGTCGGCGTTGCTGCCGCGGGAGGAGCCGTCCCCCTGCAGCTCCCGCGGCATCGGCGTCTGGCGCGACCGTGTCTTCGTCACCAGCGGCTACCACCGGCAGATGCTCGTCCTGGACCTGCACACCTTCGAGGTGCTGGAGATCCGGCCGAACATCTGCGGCGACAGCCCCATGGAATGGGCCTGCACCGAACATCCCACCCGGCACGCCGTGTCGGACAAGCACGGGAACCTGCGGTTCGGCTCCTTCGACGACGGCGCCTTTCCCGAGCTGGTGAAACTGGACGACGGCAACATCCACCGCGTCCGCTACGACGCCCGGCACGACCGGTTCTGGGCCACCCAGGACTTCGGTGAGGGCGACAACGCCGACGTCGCCAACGGGGTCGTCGTGGTGAGCCCCACGGGGGAGAAGGAGGCCGAGCTGCTGTTCGCCCGCGACGACGTGGAGTTCGTCGCGTTCTCGCCCGACCAGACCCGCGCCTACGCGGGCGGCTTCGACGGCGAGCTGCACATCTTCGACAACACCCGGCGTGCCCTGCGCGTCGAGCGCACGGTGACCGGATTCCCGCACCAGCTCAGCGATCTGACGGTCGGTCATGCCGGCCAGGTGTACGTCCTCTGCCAGGACGGCACGATCGTCGAACTGGACGCCGCCGGGGACTTCGTGCGCGACACCGGGCACCGGCGGCAGGCGGTGTGGGACGTCCAGCCGTCCCGCGAGGACGCCCGCACCCTGTACTGCGCCACCGACTCCGGGGTGACCGTCGCCCGCGTGGAGGACTCCGCCGCCGGGCCCATGATCCGGGTCGAGGCCGAGCACACCACCGGCTGGGGCTTCACCCGGCGCGTGGCCCCGCTCGCCGGCGGCTGCGTCGGCGTCACCCGCGACCAGGTCGTCTTCCGCGCCGACCGCGACGGCACCGTCCGCTGGCATCTGCGGCTGCCCGACCTCCTCCACACGGTCGCGGTCTCCCCGGACGGCACCCGGGCCCTGGTCGCGACCAACGGAGGGGCCGTCGAACTCGACACCGCCGACGGCACCCGGCTCACCGCCCTGGACGTGGACGGCCTGCCGGTCTGGGCGACCGCCTACCTCCCCGACGGCGACCGCGTCCTCATCACCCGCAACGGCGTCATCGCCGTCCTCGACTCCGGTGACGCGAGCGTGCGCTGGCGCTTCGACCAGGGCGAATACCCCAAGCGGGCCTGGGTGCAGGACGGCCGGCTGTACGTCGTCGGGGACGGCGGCCTCAAGGAGATCGAGGTCGGCGTGGGCGTCGCCGCCCGCTGGTCCAGGCTGCTGTCCAACACCGTCGAGAACGCCGTCGTCGGCGACGGACTCGTCGTCGCCTCGTCGTACGGCATGCAGCTGGCGGCCTACGACCACGCGAGCGTGACGTTCACCGGTCTGCTGGAGGACCTGCCCGACTACCCCAAGGCGCTCGCCATGGTCCGGGACGCGGACGACACGCCCCATCTGCTGGTGGGCTGCCGCACCGGGCTGCTGTCCCTGTACCGCCTGGACCCCCGGCCGAACCCGCGCCGCGGCCGGCCCCTGTTCCGCAAGCTGCGCGACCACTGGCTGCCCCGCCGCCCCGTCCCGTACACCCTGCGGCACCACGACCACCCCGACGGCGTCGACGCGGGCCCATCGCGCGACGATCCCGCGCACGACGGCACCCGCGCGGCCGTCGGCGCCCCGGCCTGA